In Mustelus asterias chromosome 16, sMusAst1.hap1.1, whole genome shotgun sequence, one DNA window encodes the following:
- the LOC144505598 gene encoding protocadherin beta-4-like, with translation MSYGLIYPGHLITKVIASDADSGQNMRLSFQILEATDTGLFSLGRLSGDIRAVRHFKEQDSTMHKMIILVKDNGQPRLSSTATIFFSILTNVTENLSIRSHQPRSPEQFSDLNAYLIIIFGSTSFIFLAIIIFLTVLKCKQNTNTNYYPSTSCCCCMRSNSNDYLNRRTVPRELLSYSGARQTLPISEKQQYTVCLSPESSKSDFLFLKPCEATLPLNDLNVRGGSVRK, from the coding sequence atgtcttatggtcttatataccCAGGGCATTTGATCACCAAGGTAATCGCATCTGATGCGGATTCTGGGCAGAATATGCGGCTTTCCTTTCAAATTCTGGAGGCCACTGATACAGGTCTCTTCAGTCTGGGGCGACTATCTGGAGATATAAGAGCGGTGCGACATTTTAAGGAGCAAGACTCCACCATGCATAAAATGATAATCCTGGTGAAGGACAATGGGCAGCCCAGACTATCCAGCACAGCTACAATCTTCTTCTCAATCCTAACCAATGTTACTGAAAATCTCTCCATACGAAGTCACCAACCGAGAAGTCCTGAACAATTTTCTGATCTGAATGCTTATTTAATCATTATCTTTGGCTCAACATCCTTCATATTTCTTGCAATTATTATTTTCCTGACGGTACTGAAGTGCAAGCAGAACACGAATACAAATTATTATCCCTCCACAAGTTGCTGTTGCTGCATGCGAAGTAACTCGAATGACTACTTAAATCGGAGAACTGTCCCCCGAGAACTGCTAAGTTATTCTGGTGCACGGCAGACGCTTCCCATTTCTGAAAAACAGCAGTACACTGTTTGTTTATCTCCAGAATCATCAAAAAGTGATTTTTTGTTCCTAAAACCATGCGAAGCAACTTTACCGCTGAATGATTTGAATGTTCGTGGTGGTAGCGTAAGAaaataa